Proteins encoded together in one Amblyomma americanum isolate KBUSLIRL-KWMA chromosome 1, ASM5285725v1, whole genome shotgun sequence window:
- the Sys1 gene encoding sys1 golgi trafficking protein: protein MAGHFRYSIWDPFLIISQMITLQCMYYVGLGFWICFLDIVTGQVLSLDQLFAYEAVHIKDMRGRCVIGSYIINSLFASLLLWYFVQRTKQCLDFTCTVHLFHLIGCWIYNSAFPHTLSWWLLNTACVTVTCVCGEFLCIRTEMKAIPLSLSPKADL from the exons ATGGCTGGCCACTTCCGCTATTCTATATGGGACCCATTTCTCATCATATCCCAAATGATAACGCTCCAGTGCATGTACTACGTCGGCCTAGGTTTTTGGATATGCTTTCTGGACATTGTCACCGGCCAAGTTTTGTCGCTCGATCAACTATTTGCCTATGAG GCGGTGCACATAAAGGACATGCGGGGGCGGTGCGTAATAGGCTCCTATATCATCAATTCACTATTTGC GTCCCTGCTGCTGTGGTACTTTGTTCAAAGGACAAAGCAATGCCTTGACTTCACATGCACGGTGCATCTCTTCCACCTCATTGGATGCTGGATCTACAATTCAGCCTTCCCACATACGCTCTCATGGTGGCTGCTCAACACAGCCTGTGTAACGGTCACCTGTGTTTGTGGTGAATTCCTCTGCATCCGGACTGAAATGAAAGCAATCCCACTGAGCCTCTCTCCTAAGGCTGACCTCTAA